The following proteins come from a genomic window of Myroides odoratus DSM 2801:
- a CDS encoding fibronectin type III domain-containing protein, with protein sequence MNKVKVRNTFLVTLLFFVLWGYVLRANIEVSKDKVTLQTADVEVLSKPKEHTEAPTFAFCYSPERIQLLNVSADSYTLGWEAMSNAISYDLFVSSTSVPGAGLMNPTHTTTEATLTLDLPTNQVNVYVWIRVTCENSFNEQSNWAGPFAIHLPMTPVSLPYFEDFQQAPLVGYSNDITNQWYIGSGAKSNADHALYISKDEGRTNEYALYSNQVSHVYKDFIFPQDAENIAISFDWRSVGEHEEDYLSVWLVPQDYIPVARTPIDPNRAGVRPIGLRYYHENAVFKNETIIVPVQGQGGQVYRLVFQWKQESGGGAQPAAAIDNLKLEQVSCAPPMDFKLNTIGAESMKLEWIASSNQRYEVRLSTEASLSSTNARTYTATTNNLIIDQLQPATTYFIWARSICEDETSIWIGPLEVETQLIAKTLPYSEDFEGAPSFVFVNGTVNKWVVGTAVNHGGSKSLYISKDGGQSNEYNPNTGRREFSHLYQDFIVPSDALKLAIAFDWRCVGEGSYDNFKVWLVPITFVPQAGTQINDRDRAMIRVGQNAYSNAANFQREQVLLDAASFAGQTMRLLIEWSQDESQGNNPAAAIDNLNVTAINCVAPTGVRTSNLRAGAFDLTWAASNNTTAYDVFITTDLNLIPTDTTTPLASTSETTYSFSNLNEATKYHAWIRSSCQPGENSTWVGPYFMETPLISSISLPYTEDFEANPNWGFTHAQPNQWFVGNAVNHGGEKSLYITKDGGVSNTYNYEGSQIIHAYKNIEIPQDVDMLALSFDWRAQGEKGYDWNIGNYKPTDYLSVWLVPNTYLPQAGEAIRNQTQALAINAEELYLTNTFTSFAKNVDVSQFQGQTVRVVFEWQQDERDGRQNPAAIDNVVISPVHCSEPTGLQVDAFTAHTITTSWQSRTNVQAYELYLATANEAPTASTVASFTSNTSTFTFENLNQATNYYIWVRSTCGTETSRWIGPLTVQTTLVPANLPFSDDFEAAQEYGIINDTINQWFIGQAVNHGGTKALYVSNDGGHTHAYTGNVPHPVTSHVFKDFAIPTGAVDLSLQFDWMCKGEDRYDVLKVWWIPVTFTPQAGVPITANASGGISLGRTTYSNATAFATETINIDAQTYAGQTMRLVFEWTQDLYSGNNPPAAIDNLALSTTFCGAPTAITVQNVSDQGFQTQWEAVTGVQEYELFLSQTATPIPTSETAPTHRTPTASYTFAGLTAGQSYWVWVRSACSNTDQSDWVGPQEVTLANTPVDLPYVEDFESNPTFDFTTNRNNRWYIGTAAQASGTKGLYISEDQGANNTYYTAYDQVVHAYKDFRIPTDAAELSIGFDWRCLGEIDYDFFRVWLVPASYTPVGGTLISTSVAGAIPVGHEMFGQQTAFKRENFVVEVGGIQGQVYRLVFQWQQDNSGGYQPAAAIDNLNIEVVTCSPPRNFAAGAITSRTIATTWEGDGARSYDLYLTTTNEIPTADTPGNYRSMNTNFVFPDLAEGTYYTLWVRAVCGRDKSFWVGPLVVQTTLTPAALPYTEDFEQNPSFAYQNDTHNKWIIGNAVNNGGTKALYISNDNGLSNNYLQTVPGRGQTSHVYKDFAIPATGIELLLNFDWRNLGEGSYDNFRVWFVPADYTPRAGVLVQSDNRRAVRLGQEYYAGSRTFATEHITIPAQEYLGRTMRIIFEWTQDTSTGENPAAAIDNIEFFIKSCLPPTAVTIGGIRDQGFDVSWTGQSGQNGYDLFLTTDQNIRANETTVPTHTTTETNYTFANLEEGTMYYVWIRSACSQGESSLWTGPFIATTPLVSVNPLPYYEDFEDTLEIGVTHALPNQWVIGNAVNNGGNKALYISNDNGVSNKYTFNKNQIVHAYKNIHIPANLEQLEISFDWRSQGEQQYDSRARENVGVDFVKAWIVPLSYIPEAGVSVASSNQAVAIDERGFFNSREFQRFQTRMNISAFAGQDVRIVFEWKQDNRSGEQPPAAIDNLWIKPFTCKDVIDVQAVRISNSSNIEITWTPLGQEQQWEVYIVESNQPDPTPLNAGIRVENTPRYVFRDAVEGAFYHVYVRAICSDSEQGTWSPAVLFNIFNPPGCANIEVEPIDLPQTEDGSYVICDDESVNLDLKASYFDIKDTSDYTVEAIEYKPPFPFVGGDLIPLTEDDYWSHVIDLGFDFCFYGKSYDKVLIGTNGMITFSVKGHTENGLYSPNSSSGYSMNPTVQLPTNSSNASTIPYVNTIFGVMQDLYPRNSPADYSINYQVLGTFPCRALVFNIYHLGLFDAARCPYDANDVDGTTQTSQIVLYEGTNIIEVYIKNRPSCSNFNGGLGVVGIQNATGTAAVVPPNRNVGTWTAANEAWRFVPSGESIATFSWLKDGEFLTEQQDINVNIDQSVTYTGRITYLHCNGNEQIIDKEFRFIKEKPQITKPMNLDACHREPGFAYTYDLAQNDKQVIGSLQAKDLLVTYFASEEDLLANINSLPTTYTTTAVEPTEIYVKLEDKYTHCFTYSSFSLVVNTILTATTVEPILACQSYVLPELAEGEAYYTEPYGKGERWEGGDIFENVGKHQLYVYGVKEGCAYQSKLTIEILEFIPAFEIEDQVMYCELYSLPLLPRGNKYFTEPDGQGRELQPGEQILVDQVIYIYSKSSKGKVDCTDQSSFRVTYEECPLPKGFSPNGDGINDRLDLSNYGVTNLKIYNRNGIEVFNFNGYYTDEFSGKDKRGNNLPSGTYYYVVVTNAKMRTGWIQINR encoded by the coding sequence ATGAACAAGGTAAAGGTAAGAAATACCTTTTTAGTCACGTTACTTTTTTTTGTTTTGTGGGGCTATGTCCTACGGGCCAATATAGAAGTAAGTAAGGATAAAGTAACGCTTCAGACAGCGGATGTCGAAGTACTATCCAAACCAAAGGAACACACAGAAGCTCCGACATTTGCTTTTTGTTATTCACCAGAGCGTATTCAACTGCTGAATGTTTCTGCAGATTCCTATACTTTAGGATGGGAAGCGATGTCAAATGCTATTTCCTATGACCTCTTTGTGAGTTCAACGAGTGTACCTGGAGCAGGACTTATGAATCCAACGCATACCACCACAGAGGCTACGCTAACGCTGGATTTACCTACCAATCAGGTCAACGTGTATGTTTGGATAAGAGTTACTTGTGAAAATAGCTTTAATGAGCAAAGCAATTGGGCAGGACCATTCGCTATTCACTTGCCTATGACTCCCGTTTCTTTACCTTATTTTGAAGACTTTCAACAGGCTCCCTTAGTTGGATATAGCAATGATATAACCAATCAATGGTATATTGGAAGTGGAGCAAAAAGTAATGCAGATCACGCGTTATACATCAGCAAAGATGAGGGTAGAACCAATGAATATGCGTTGTATTCAAATCAAGTTTCCCATGTTTATAAAGATTTTATATTTCCACAAGATGCTGAAAATATTGCCATTTCTTTCGATTGGCGTTCAGTTGGGGAACATGAAGAGGATTATTTGAGTGTTTGGTTGGTTCCTCAAGACTATATACCAGTAGCTCGTACGCCAATTGACCCAAATAGAGCAGGGGTTAGACCAATTGGTCTGCGATATTATCATGAAAATGCGGTGTTTAAGAATGAAACTATTATCGTTCCTGTACAAGGACAGGGTGGACAAGTATATCGCCTCGTTTTTCAATGGAAACAAGAAAGTGGTGGCGGTGCTCAACCAGCCGCAGCTATTGACAATTTGAAATTGGAACAAGTGTCTTGTGCTCCTCCCATGGATTTTAAGCTAAACACGATTGGAGCTGAATCAATGAAATTAGAATGGATTGCTAGTAGCAATCAACGATATGAAGTTCGCCTGAGTACAGAGGCTTCTCTTTCTAGTACTAATGCGAGAACCTATACTGCGACAACGAATAATTTGATCATTGATCAATTACAACCAGCAACAACTTATTTTATTTGGGCACGTTCTATCTGTGAGGATGAAACCAGTATTTGGATTGGTCCTCTAGAAGTAGAAACGCAACTAATTGCGAAGACCCTTCCCTATAGTGAAGATTTTGAAGGAGCGCCTTCCTTTGTTTTCGTCAATGGTACGGTTAACAAATGGGTGGTAGGAACTGCTGTAAATCATGGAGGAAGTAAATCGTTGTATATTTCCAAAGATGGAGGACAATCGAATGAATATAATCCTAATACAGGTAGGAGAGAATTTTCTCACCTATACCAAGACTTTATAGTTCCTTCGGATGCTTTAAAATTAGCCATAGCTTTTGATTGGCGATGTGTGGGTGAAGGTTCTTATGACAATTTTAAAGTTTGGTTGGTACCGATCACCTTCGTACCTCAGGCAGGCACGCAGATAAATGATAGAGATCGCGCTATGATTCGCGTGGGGCAAAATGCCTATTCTAACGCTGCAAATTTTCAACGAGAACAAGTACTTTTAGACGCAGCTTCTTTTGCAGGGCAAACGATGCGTTTGCTAATCGAATGGTCTCAGGATGAAAGTCAAGGAAATAATCCTGCAGCAGCAATTGACAATTTAAACGTTACGGCGATCAATTGTGTAGCACCAACAGGGGTGCGTACAAGCAATTTAAGAGCGGGTGCCTTTGATCTTACTTGGGCAGCTTCAAATAACACCACAGCGTATGACGTTTTTATTACAACAGATTTAAACTTAATTCCAACAGATACAACAACTCCGTTGGCTTCTACAAGTGAGACTACTTATTCCTTTTCGAATTTAAATGAAGCGACGAAATACCATGCGTGGATTCGTTCGAGTTGTCAACCTGGGGAAAATAGCACTTGGGTGGGGCCTTACTTCATGGAAACTCCTTTAATTTCTAGTATTAGCTTGCCTTATACAGAAGATTTCGAGGCGAATCCAAATTGGGGATTTACACATGCTCAACCCAATCAATGGTTTGTTGGAAATGCAGTGAATCACGGAGGAGAAAAATCGCTCTATATTACGAAGGATGGCGGTGTGAGCAATACGTATAATTACGAGGGAAGTCAAATCATTCACGCATATAAAAATATTGAGATCCCACAAGACGTAGATATGTTAGCGCTAAGTTTCGATTGGCGTGCCCAAGGTGAAAAAGGATATGATTGGAATATTGGCAATTATAAGCCTACGGATTATTTAAGTGTTTGGCTAGTACCCAATACATATTTACCACAGGCAGGGGAAGCCATTAGAAACCAGACACAGGCGTTGGCAATCAATGCGGAAGAACTATATTTAACCAATACCTTTACTTCCTTTGCGAAGAATGTCGATGTGAGTCAGTTTCAAGGACAAACAGTACGTGTTGTTTTTGAATGGCAACAAGATGAGCGAGATGGACGTCAAAATCCTGCAGCTATTGATAATGTAGTCATTAGTCCTGTTCACTGTAGCGAGCCTACGGGGTTACAAGTGGATGCTTTTACAGCACATACAATTACTACTTCTTGGCAATCGAGAACCAATGTACAAGCGTATGAATTGTATTTGGCTACAGCGAATGAAGCGCCTACTGCATCAACTGTTGCTTCTTTTACCTCAAATACATCCACTTTTACATTTGAAAATTTAAATCAAGCGACCAATTATTACATTTGGGTTCGTTCAACTTGTGGAACAGAGACTTCAAGATGGATTGGACCTCTAACGGTACAAACGACTTTAGTTCCTGCAAACTTGCCGTTTTCAGATGATTTTGAAGCAGCACAAGAGTACGGAATAATCAATGATACCATCAATCAATGGTTTATTGGACAAGCCGTGAATCACGGTGGAACAAAGGCTTTGTATGTTTCTAATGATGGGGGACATACCCATGCTTATACAGGAAATGTTCCGCATCCTGTAACGTCTCATGTGTTTAAGGATTTTGCCATTCCAACAGGAGCAGTTGACTTAAGTCTACAGTTTGATTGGATGTGCAAAGGGGAAGACCGATATGATGTGCTTAAAGTATGGTGGATACCTGTGACATTTACTCCACAAGCAGGCGTGCCAATAACAGCAAATGCTAGTGGAGGAATAAGCCTAGGTAGAACGACCTATAGTAATGCAACTGCTTTTGCTACAGAAACGATAAACATCGATGCACAAACCTATGCAGGACAAACCATGCGTTTGGTTTTTGAGTGGACACAAGATTTATATAGTGGAAACAATCCACCAGCCGCTATTGATAATTTAGCATTATCGACGACATTCTGCGGAGCTCCTACTGCAATTACGGTACAAAACGTATCGGATCAGGGATTCCAGACGCAATGGGAAGCCGTAACAGGGGTACAAGAATATGAGCTGTTTTTAAGTCAAACGGCTACCCCTATACCAACAAGCGAAACGGCACCTACACACCGTACACCAACTGCTTCTTATACTTTTGCAGGATTAACAGCAGGGCAATCCTATTGGGTATGGGTGAGATCTGCTTGCTCTAATACGGATCAAAGCGATTGGGTTGGACCACAAGAGGTAACCTTAGCCAATACACCGGTTGATTTACCTTATGTAGAAGATTTTGAATCGAATCCTACTTTTGACTTTACGACAAATAGAAATAATCGTTGGTATATTGGTACTGCTGCGCAGGCATCAGGAACAAAAGGATTATACATCAGTGAAGATCAAGGTGCAAATAATACGTATTATACCGCGTATGATCAAGTGGTACATGCCTATAAAGATTTTAGAATTCCTACAGATGCTGCCGAATTGTCTATTGGATTTGATTGGCGTTGTTTAGGAGAAATAGACTATGATTTCTTCCGCGTTTGGTTGGTACCAGCCTCTTATACACCAGTTGGAGGTACATTGATTTCAACAAGTGTAGCTGGAGCTATACCTGTAGGACATGAAATGTTTGGGCAACAAACAGCATTTAAGAGAGAAAACTTTGTCGTTGAGGTAGGCGGCATTCAAGGACAAGTGTATCGTCTTGTTTTTCAATGGCAACAAGATAATAGTGGCGGATATCAACCTGCTGCAGCTATTGATAATCTGAATATAGAAGTCGTGACTTGTAGTCCGCCAAGAAATTTTGCTGCAGGTGCGATAACAAGCCGTACAATTGCTACAACATGGGAAGGAGATGGAGCGCGTTCTTACGATTTATATTTAACTACAACGAATGAAATTCCAACAGCGGATACACCAGGAAACTATCGTTCGATGAATACCAACTTTGTGTTTCCAGATTTAGCGGAAGGAACTTATTATACCCTTTGGGTTCGCGCCGTTTGTGGACGCGATAAAAGTTTTTGGGTAGGTCCTCTTGTTGTACAAACAACATTAACTCCTGCGGCGTTGCCTTATACAGAAGATTTTGAACAAAATCCAAGTTTTGCATACCAAAATGACACCCATAATAAGTGGATTATTGGAAATGCAGTCAATAATGGAGGAACAAAGGCTTTGTATATTTCGAATGATAACGGATTAAGTAATAATTACTTACAAACAGTGCCAGGAAGAGGGCAAACCTCTCATGTATACAAGGATTTTGCTATCCCAGCTACGGGAATCGAATTGTTATTGAATTTTGATTGGCGTAATCTAGGAGAAGGAAGCTATGATAATTTCCGCGTTTGGTTTGTTCCTGCGGATTATACTCCACGTGCGGGTGTTCTTGTACAAAGTGATAACCGTCGTGCTGTGCGATTAGGTCAAGAATACTACGCTGGAAGTAGAACCTTTGCCACCGAACATATTACAATTCCGGCTCAAGAATACTTAGGCCGTACCATGCGTATTATTTTTGAATGGACGCAAGACACAAGTACGGGTGAAAATCCAGCTGCTGCGATTGACAATATTGAATTCTTTATCAAGAGTTGTTTACCGCCAACAGCAGTGACGATTGGAGGAATAAGAGACCAAGGATTTGATGTGAGTTGGACGGGACAAAGTGGACAAAACGGGTATGATTTATTCTTGACCACGGATCAGAATATAAGAGCGAACGAAACAACAGTTCCAACTCATACAACGACCGAAACGAATTATACGTTTGCGAATTTAGAGGAAGGTACGATGTATTATGTTTGGATACGATCGGCGTGTAGCCAAGGGGAATCAAGTTTATGGACGGGACCTTTTATTGCTACAACGCCTTTGGTTTCGGTGAATCCTTTACCGTATTATGAAGATTTTGAAGACACATTGGAAATTGGTGTTACACATGCATTACCGAATCAATGGGTGATAGGAAATGCAGTGAATAATGGCGGAAATAAAGCCTTGTATATTTCAAATGACAATGGGGTGAGTAACAAATACACCTTCAATAAAAATCAAATTGTACATGCGTATAAAAACATTCATATTCCTGCCAACCTAGAGCAATTGGAAATTAGTTTTGATTGGCGTTCTCAAGGAGAACAGCAATATGATAGTAGAGCAAGAGAAAATGTGGGAGTAGATTTTGTAAAGGCTTGGATTGTTCCATTATCATATATCCCAGAAGCGGGGGTAAGTGTTGCTAGCTCAAATCAGGCAGTGGCTATCGATGAACGAGGCTTCTTTAATAGTCGAGAATTTCAGCGATTCCAAACCCGAATGAATATTAGTGCTTTCGCAGGACAAGATGTTCGCATTGTCTTCGAATGGAAACAAGATAATCGCAGTGGAGAACAACCACCTGCAGCGATTGATAATTTATGGATTAAACCTTTTACTTGTAAAGATGTGATTGACGTCCAAGCGGTCAGAATTTCAAATTCATCCAATATTGAAATTACGTGGACACCTCTTGGTCAAGAACAGCAATGGGAGGTTTATATTGTAGAATCAAATCAGCCTGATCCAACGCCATTAAATGCAGGAATTAGAGTAGAGAATACACCGAGATATGTATTCAGGGATGCCGTTGAAGGCGCTTTCTACCATGTTTATGTACGCGCGATTTGTTCGGATAGTGAACAAGGAACTTGGAGTCCTGCTGTATTATTTAATATTTTTAACCCACCGGGATGTGCTAATATTGAAGTAGAGCCGATTGATTTGCCACAAACAGAAGACGGAAGTTATGTTATTTGTGACGATGAAAGCGTAAACCTTGATTTAAAGGCAAGCTACTTTGATATCAAAGATACTTCTGATTATACTGTAGAAGCCATTGAATACAAACCTCCTTTCCCATTTGTTGGAGGAGATTTAATTCCATTAACGGAAGATGATTATTGGTCTCATGTGATTGATTTAGGTTTTGATTTTTGTTTTTATGGCAAGTCTTATGACAAAGTGTTGATTGGAACTAATGGGATGATTACATTTAGTGTAAAAGGACATACCGAAAATGGACTATATAGCCCGAATTCTTCTTCGGGATATTCGATGAATCCAACGGTACAATTGCCGACGAATAGTTCAAATGCAAGTACTATACCTTATGTCAATACGATTTTTGGTGTGATGCAAGATTTGTACCCACGTAATTCACCAGCTGATTATTCTATTAATTACCAAGTGTTAGGAACTTTCCCTTGTCGTGCTTTGGTCTTTAATATTTATCATTTAGGATTATTTGATGCAGCTCGATGTCCATATGATGCTAATGATGTGGACGGAACTACGCAAACATCTCAAATTGTACTTTACGAAGGCACAAATATTATTGAGGTGTATATTAAAAATAGACCGAGTTGTTCAAATTTCAACGGCGGATTAGGTGTAGTTGGAATTCAAAATGCAACGGGAACTGCAGCTGTCGTTCCTCCAAATCGAAATGTGGGAACATGGACAGCAGCGAATGAGGCTTGGCGTTTTGTACCAAGTGGAGAATCAATCGCTACATTTAGCTGGTTAAAAGATGGAGAATTCTTGACGGAACAGCAAGATATTAATGTAAATATTGATCAATCAGTAACCTATACAGGGCGTATTACGTATCTACATTGTAATGGGAATGAGCAAATTATTGATAAAGAATTCCGCTTTATTAAAGAGAAACCTCAGATAACAAAACCAATGAATTTAGATGCTTGTCATAGAGAACCTGGATTTGCCTATACGTATGATCTAGCTCAAAATGATAAACAGGTCATAGGATCTTTACAAGCGAAAGATTTACTGGTTACCTATTTTGCTTCGGAGGAAGATTTATTAGCTAATATCAATAGTCTGCCTACAACGTATACAACAACGGCGGTAGAACCAACGGAAATATATGTGAAACTAGAGGACAAATACACACATTGTTTCACCTACAGTAGTTTTTCTTTAGTTGTCAATACAATATTGACTGCAACAACTGTTGAGCCTATTCTCGCTTGTCAAAGCTACGTACTGCCTGAATTAGCAGAAGGAGAAGCATACTATACAGAGCCTTATGGAAAAGGAGAGCGTTGGGAAGGTGGCGATATATTTGAGAACGTAGGAAAGCATCAATTGTATGTTTATGGGGTGAAAGAAGGATGTGCGTATCAAAGTAAATTGACGATCGAAATTCTGGAATTTATTCCTGCCTTTGAGATTGAAGATCAAGTGATGTACTGTGAACTTTATAGCTTGCCGCTATTGCCAAGAGGAAACAAGTACTTTACAGAACCAGACGGACAGGGACGTGAATTACAACCTGGAGAACAGATTTTAGTAGATCAGGTGATCTATATCTATTCGAAATCGAGTAAAGGTAAGGTAGATTGTACAGACCAATCTAGTTTCCGTGTCACGTATGAAGAATGTCCATTGCCGAAAGGATTTTCACCAAATGGGGATGGGATTAATGATCGTTTAGATCTATCAAACTATGGAGTAACGAATCTGAAAATTTACAATAGAAACGGAATTGAAGTATTTAACTTCAATGGATATTATACCGATGAGTTTTCAGGTAAAGACAAAAGAGGAAATAATTTGCCTTCAGGTACGTATTACTATGTGGTAGTAACCAATGCTAAAATGCGTACAGGATGGATTCAAATAAATAGATAA
- a CDS encoding septal ring lytic transglycosylase RlpA family protein — protein MKYVQYIIFALIIFTLSSFEEAGKLKEKIKPAAVSMEQVLDTVATLDLPMIEEDSIVMAEVEEDSFEVVSDETKASYYHDKFSGKKTASGEVFDNSKYTAAHKTLPFGTKIKVTNLRNKRSVVLTVTDRGPFTKGRSVDISKRAFMDLTDNLGRGVLDVKVERMIEDIQ, from the coding sequence ATGAAATATGTTCAATATATAATTTTTGCTCTAATAATCTTCACTTTATCAAGTTTTGAAGAGGCGGGCAAATTAAAAGAAAAAATCAAGCCTGCTGCTGTTAGCATGGAGCAGGTGTTAGATACTGTCGCAACGTTAGATTTACCAATGATAGAAGAAGATTCTATCGTGATGGCAGAAGTAGAGGAAGACTCTTTTGAAGTGGTTAGCGATGAAACAAAAGCTTCGTATTACCACGATAAATTCTCTGGTAAAAAAACAGCAAGCGGTGAAGTTTTTGACAACTCAAAATACACGGCAGCCCATAAAACACTGCCTTTTGGAACGAAAATCAAAGTGACTAACTTGAGAAATAAACGTTCAGTTGTATTGACGGTAACTGATCGTGGACCTTTTACAAAAGGAAGATCGGTTGATATTTCAAAACGTGCGTTTATGGATTTAACAGATAACCTGGGACGTGGAGTTTTAGACGTTAAGGTAGAACGTATGATTGAAGATATTCAGTAA
- a CDS encoding ATP-binding cassette domain-containing protein has translation MSTLYLDSLVYQVQHKNILNNIYFQLQTGELIELIGSNGAGKSTFLEVLFGTKKAQHLHLRVDQKLIRRTRELQRYFALKPQFSFFPKQLRLQEVLPKRYWHWSEFEEQLHSPISSFSTGIQQLIQTLFVLELPQPFILLDEPFAGLSPILQEQLLVILQEKKQTKGILIVNHIPGLLSSIRTKQLRLHNGSIQSN, from the coding sequence ATGTCTACCTTATACTTGGATAGCCTTGTGTATCAAGTGCAGCACAAAAACATACTCAACAATATCTATTTTCAACTGCAGACGGGTGAGCTTATCGAACTCATTGGATCAAATGGAGCAGGAAAATCTACCTTTCTTGAGGTGCTATTTGGCACAAAAAAAGCGCAGCATTTACACCTTCGAGTTGATCAAAAATTAATCCGAAGAACCCGTGAGTTGCAACGCTATTTTGCGTTGAAACCTCAGTTTTCATTTTTTCCAAAACAACTTCGACTCCAAGAGGTATTACCCAAGAGATATTGGCATTGGTCTGAATTTGAAGAGCAGCTCCATTCCCCTATTTCTAGCTTTTCAACGGGAATACAGCAATTAATTCAAACCTTGTTTGTACTCGAGCTACCTCAACCCTTTATTCTTTTAGATGAGCCTTTTGCTGGTCTTTCGCCAATTCTACAGGAACAACTCCTCGTTATTCTTCAAGAAAAGAAACAAACCAAGGGGATACTCATCGTCAACCATATTCCAGGTTTATTATCGTCCATTCGCACCAAACAATTGCGACTTCATAACGGTAGCATCCAATCTAATTAA
- a CDS encoding GLPGLI family protein produces MKKIYYTFLLLMLTLPIHAQEQTVMRYTYLGKITLDKTQPNKIDESVFILDIDSTQSSHFLELPLLERMRGAATVKNQEELMQIIYTYRPKTNFIVLATTTMLTTKTSLGKTTYTYDQPKNTLVWQIEPHHEQWQNYTVQKAKTFFEGRYWNVLFTSAIPLIEGPYKFKNLPGFVVKAWDDEHHYEFEFLNSEKVTINNWDLSNPKDIITPITVTQYEKALKIYLNKTYKDSFIEMNPKNAANVPDEFAVKIGLRSNPIFKVE; encoded by the coding sequence ATGAAAAAAATATACTATACATTCCTACTTTTAATGCTAACCTTACCAATACACGCCCAAGAACAAACAGTTATGCGCTATACTTACTTGGGCAAAATCACATTAGATAAAACACAACCTAATAAAATAGACGAAAGTGTATTTATATTAGATATTGATTCTACACAATCCTCGCATTTTCTTGAATTACCACTATTAGAAAGAATGCGAGGTGCAGCTACTGTAAAAAACCAAGAGGAGCTCATGCAAATTATCTATACTTATCGCCCTAAGACAAATTTTATAGTACTAGCTACAACTACTATGCTGACAACCAAAACTAGTCTGGGTAAAACAACCTATACGTATGACCAACCCAAAAACACTTTAGTTTGGCAAATAGAACCTCATCATGAACAATGGCAGAACTATACCGTTCAGAAAGCTAAGACCTTTTTTGAAGGACGCTATTGGAATGTCCTCTTTACTAGTGCTATTCCCTTAATCGAAGGGCCTTATAAATTTAAAAACCTACCTGGCTTTGTTGTTAAAGCTTGGGACGATGAACATCACTATGAATTTGAATTTTTAAACAGCGAAAAAGTAACAATCAACAATTGGGACTTGAGTAATCCAAAAGATATCATAACTCCTATTACGGTGACACAATACGAAAAAGCATTAAAAATTTACTTAAATAAAACATATAAAGACAGTTTTATTGAGATGAATCCAAAAAACGCAGCAAATGTTCCTGATGAATTTGCAGTAAAAATAGGACTTCGTTCGAATCCGATTTTTAAAGTGGAATAA